The DNA window TGCACTGTCCCTCTCGCCCAGACGCGAATGTCAAAATCTCCGAGCACCAGCAAGCCACGAAAAGCTAAAACAAACTACTAAAGAACTTTTCCCCCGTTGCCAAGTAAAAGGTGAACTAGTATCCATATAGGTATTTGCAAAAGTTCGTCCTGCCTCTATGCTGGCAGGCTGGTAATTGTAAAGATGCATCCCATTCGCCTCCCTTGACCACTATTACCAACAAACCCATTGTCTTCACTACCAAAGCTGCATGGCTAGCTCTTGGCAGTCCGAGGGATGAATCCACCCCGGTCTTGAGGCTCCTGGTATCAGACCTTTTACAGTAGGTAGCTAACAGGACCTTCTCTTTTCATTCCCATCCCTGCGCCAGAGGTACATCCTCCTGACCCCAACGATGCACAACCTACATACTCGAGTCCCATGTCTCGTCAGATCTGGCGTCTTGGCCCAACCCTGTGTGCAGACCTTCGCCTTCGTGTCGATCGCTGAATGTTACCCAGCAGAGTGTTGTACTGCGCGAGGTCAAAAATGGTAGCTTGGTCCGACAGTTGGAAACTGTATAAAAGACGCATCCCCATGGTAGatgtttctcttctcttgacTGTTCTAGTTCGTGTCAGATTATACCATACCTGTCGGTCCATCACAGATCAGCAAATCTTCCACAATGGCACCTACCGGAGACGCTATGGGCGAGACCGTTGCTGCGGCCGGCCTCCACGCTGAGATGGTTGACGAGAAGCGAGCCTCTGTGGCCGCTGAGAGGAGATCTTCTGTGGTCACCGACCCTCATGCTCCTGCTGCTTCTGTGTCCGCTGGTGGTGTCACCGCAGATGGGCAGTTTCCCACTCCTGAGGAGATGCAAAGCTTGAGGCGAATTGCCAACAAGATTCCAATGAAGCTCTTCAGTATCGCTTTCATCGAGCTTTGCGAACGATTTTCATACTATGGATGTACAGTTGTTTGTAAGTCATGAGCTCAGCCGTCATAATTCTATCTCGGCCAATCTAACATTTAAAAGTCACAAACTTCATTCAGCAACCTCTCCCTCCTGGTTCCACTACCGGTGCCGACGATGAGCAGCCTGGTGCCCTCGGAATGGGTCAGCGAGCCTCGACCGGTATCACCACCTTCAACCAGTTCTGGCAGTACCTGATGCCCCTTCTCGGAGCCTACCTCGCTGATCAGTACTGGGGTCGTTACAAGACCATCAGCTATGCCTTGGTTATCGACATCATCGGTcacatcatcctcatcatctccgCTGTCCCTGGTGTCATTCAGAGCGACGGCGCCCTCGGTGCCATGATCGTTGCCATTATTGTTATTGGCTTCGGTACCGGTGGTTTCAAGCCCAACGTCAATCCTCTTATCGTCGAACAGCTTGGTGAGCAGTACATGCACATCAAGACCCTCAAGTCTGGCGAGCGTGTCATTATCGATCCTGCTGTTACCATTGAGCGTGTTTACATGTGGTTCTACTGGGCTATCAACATTGGTGCCTTGGTCGGTCAGGTTACCATGGTCTTCGCTGAGAAATATGTCGGTTTCTGGCTATCATACACCCTTCCCACTTTCATGCTGTGCATCTGCCCTATTATCTTGTTCCTAAACCGCAAGAACTACGAACGGCGACCCCCTGGTGGTTCCGTCCTGGGCCCTGCTATGAAAACCTTCTTCCTTGCTCAGAAGGGCCGCTGGAGCATCAACCCCTTCCAGACATGGAAGAACATGCACACTGGCGACT is part of the Fusarium poae strain DAOMC 252244 chromosome 4, whole genome shotgun sequence genome and encodes:
- a CDS encoding hypothetical protein (TransMembrane:10 (i165-186o192-209i251-270o276-296i373-393o413-429i450-472o499-520i532-552o558-577i)) gives rise to the protein MAPTGDAMGETVAAAGLHAEMVDEKRASVAAERRSSVVTDPHAPAASVSAGGVTADGQFPTPEEMQSLRRIANKIPMKLFSIAFIELCERFSYYGCTVVFTNFIQQPLPPGSTTGADDEQPGALGMGQRASTGITTFNQFWQYLMPLLGAYLADQYWGRYKTISYALVIDIIGHIILIISAVPGVIQSDGALGAMIVAIIVIGFGTGGFKPNVNPLIVEQLGEQYMHIKTLKSGERVIIDPAVTIERVYMWFYWAINIGALVGQVTMVFAEKYVGFWLSYTLPTFMLCICPIILFLNRKNYERRPPGGSVLGPAMKTFFLAQKGRWSINPFQTWKNMHTGDFWENVKPSRFSHESRPKWMTFDDAWVDELRRGFNACAVFCWYPIFWLCYNQINNNLISQAALMQRHGVPNDILSNLNPFALLIFIPLNDRLIYPALRKAGIRFTPIKKITAGFFTGAAAMIWAAVVQHYIYQKSECGMRASGEDCPVVEINVWAQTGAYVLIALSEVFASITSLEYAFSKAPKNMRSMVQAVALFMTAFSAALGQALVGLAADPLLVWNYGVVAILAVIAGTCFWFQFKDLDIIEDELNALPEGQAGAKLDEESPMGEKRVDG